One Brassica napus cultivar Da-Ae chromosome C4, Da-Ae, whole genome shotgun sequence genomic region harbors:
- the LOC125585308 gene encoding uncharacterized protein LOC125585308, with product MEISSSDVEIIEPPLPEVIEISSDSTVAINIVDISSRENSPWIPMPAWSPAFSLGGSLDFSMESIGQSSDPYYEYHYSPMPTESSLTDPEVGKEAREVNMEVQQETRKEDQMMESTQNGTTRTSGALGRQVEKGSTSGGPASNVEDSRDVPTGKGCNMCGAVDHRTWVCTRIKSQPDLSAYLICSSCETRGHFVADCPLNSVNRAVPISVVPPASLARSASSATEGSNCRNLDQFRNPLR from the coding sequence ATGGAGATCAGTTCATCTGATGTGGAGATCATTGAACCACCACTGCCTGAAGTCATCGAGATCTCATCAGACAGCACGGTGGCCATCAACATTGTCGACATCAGTTCTCGAGAGAACAGTCCATGGATCCCAATGCCAGCTTGGAGTCCAGCGTTCTCACTTGGAGGATCTCTCGATTTCAGCATGGAAAGTATTGGGCAATCCTCTGACCCATACTACGAGTACCATTACTCGCCAATGCCAACGGAGTCATCACTAACCGATCCGGAAGTCGGAAAAGAAGCAAGGGAAGTGAATATGGAAGTTCAACAAGAAACCAGAAAGGAAGATCAGATGATGGAGAGTACTCAGAATGGGACGACCAGAACAAGTGGAGCTCTAGGAAGACAAGTTGAGAAAGGAAGTACTAGTGGAGGACCAGCCTCAAATGTTGAAGACTCTCGTGATGTTCCAACCGGGAAGGGATGCAATATGTGTGGAGCAGTTGACCATCGCACTTGGGTGTGCACTAGGATTAAGAGTCAGCCAGATTTGAGTGCTTATCTGATCTGCAGTTCGTGTGAAACTCGTGGACACTTCGTCGCAGACTGCCCATTGAACAGCGTGAATCGAGCCGTACCCATCTCCGTCGTTCCCCCTGCCAGCCTTGCCCGATCGGCCTCATCTGCAACAGAAGGTTCAAACTGTAGAAACCTTGACCAATTTAGGAACCCCCTTCGTTGA